The Manihot esculenta cultivar AM560-2 chromosome 11, M.esculenta_v8, whole genome shotgun sequence genome includes a region encoding these proteins:
- the LOC110625734 gene encoding probable glycerol-3-phosphate dehydrogenase [NAD(+)] 1, cytosolic, whose protein sequence is MIEKTEPSTLNVYSNGSIQNQTSNGALEEKLDELRHLIGKAEGDPLRIVGIGAGAWGSVFTALLQDSYGHLRDKVLIRIWRRPGRSVDRATSEHLFEVINSREDVLRRLIRRCAYLKYVEARLGDRTLHADEILKDGFCLNMIDTPLCPLKVVTNLQEAVWDADIVINGLPSTETREVFEEISRYWKERITVPVIISLAKGVEAELEPEPRIITPTQMINRATGVPMENILYLGGPNIASEIYNKEYANARICGAEKWRKPLAKFLRQPHFIVWDNGDLVTHEVMGGLKNVYAIGAGMMAALTNESATSKSVYFAHCTSEMIFITHLLAEEPEKLAGPLLADTYVTLLKGRNAWYGQQLAKGELNLEMGDSIKGKGMIQGVSAVKAFYELLSESCLSVLHPEENKPVAPVALCPILKMLYRILIAREFSVQAILQVLRDETMNDPRDRIEIAQSHVFYRPALLGQKP, encoded by the exons ATGATTGAGAAGACTGAACCATCGACTCTCAATGTGTACTCCAATGGGTCAATTCAGAATCAGACCTCAAATGGTGCTTTAGAAGAGAAGCTGGATGAGCTTCGACATCTCATAGGCAAAGCAGAAGGTGATCCCTTGAGGATTGTTGGAATTGGTGCAGGTGCCTGGGGGAGTGTATTTACTGCCTTATTGCAAGATAGTTATGGCCATCTAAGGGATAAGGTTCTAATTAGGATATGGAGAAGGCCTGGCAGATCAGTTGATAGGGCCACATCTGAGCACCTGTTTGAAGTGATCAATTCCAGGGAAGATGTATTAAGGAGATTGATTAGGCGCTGTGCATACTTGAAGTATGTTGAGGCAAGATTAGGTGATAGGACTTTACATGCTGATGAGATTTTGAAAGATGGCTTTTGCTTGAATATGATAGATACCCCTCTTTGCCCTTTGAAGGTTGTGACCAATTTGCAGGAGGCTGTGTGGGATGCTGATATTGTCATTAATGGGTTGCCATCAACTGAAACGCGCGAGGTGTTTGAGGAAATTAGTAGGTATTGGAAGGAGAGGATCACGGTACCAGTTATTATCTCTTTGGCAAAGGGCGTAGAGGCTGAGTTGGAGCCGGAGCCTCGCATAATAACCCCCACTCAAATGATCAACAGAGCAA CTGGAGTTCCAATGGAGAACATCCTTTACCTTGGAGGACCTAACATTGCATCAGAGATTTACAATAAGGAATATGCTAATGCTCGAATATGTGGAGCAGAAAAATGGAGGAAACCTTTGGCAAAGTTTTTAAGGCAGCCTCATTTTATAGTATGGGATAATGGTGACCTTGTTACTCATGAAGTCATGGGTGGTCTAAAAAATGTCTATGCCATCGGAGCTG GAATGATGGCAGCTCTTACAAATGAGAGTGCAACCAGTAAATCAGTGTACTTTGCACACTGTACATCAGAGATGATATTTATCACACATTTGTTGGCAGAAGAACCTGAGAAACTTGCCGGTCCCCTGTTGGCTGACACTTACGTAACCTTGTTGAAAGGGCGTAATGCATGGTATGGTCAGCAGCTAGCCAAAGGAGAGTTGAACCTTGAAATGGGCGATAGCATTAAGGGCAAGGGGATGATTCAG GGTGTCTCTGCAGTGAAAGCATTTTATGAACTGCTAAGTGAATCCTGCTTAAGTGTCCTGCATCCTGAAGAAAACAAGCCTGTAGCTCCAGTTGCACTTTGCCCCATATTAAAGATGCTATATAGAATACTCATCGCAAG GGAGTTTTCAGTACAGGCCATTCTTCAAGTATTAAGGGATGAAACTATGAATGACCCAAGAGATCGCATTGAGATAGCACAAAGCCATGTATTCTATAGGCCGGCACTCCTAGGACAGAAACCTTGA